One window from the genome of Cryobacterium sp. GrIS_2_6 encodes:
- a CDS encoding DNA repair helicase XPB: MSDGPLIVQSDRTVLLEVAHPLAEDARHDLAVFAELERAPEHIHTYRITRLGLWNARAAGHAASDMLGTLEKYSKFAIPQTVRIDIEETVGRYGRLIIERDDEGQLVLQSNDRAVLMEISGAKRIAPLLIGHPNPDSFLVEPWARGQLKQELVKLGWPAEDLAGYTPGTPHDIALLENGWALRDYQNKAVASFFDGGSGVVVLPCGAGKTLVGAGAMATAKTNTLILVTNTVSARQWRDELLKRTTLTQDEIGEYSGQVKEVKPVTIATYQILTAKRKGEYAHLELLDAMDWGLVIYDEVHLLPAPVFKLTAELQARRRLGLTATLVREDGREGDVFSLIGPKRFDAPWKEIEAQGFISPASCYEVRIDLPQSERLTYAAAADDERYRLAATAPAKLDVVKRLVAKHPGERILVIGQYLDQIDELADALNAPKLTGATPVDERERLYQAFRVGEENLLVVSKVANFSVDLPEATVAIQVSGSFGSRQEEAQRLGRLLRPKESGLAANFYTLVARDTVDQDFAQNRQRFLAEQGYSYTILDANNLDTDALVDEAAAGIR, translated from the coding sequence ATGTCTGATGGCCCACTGATTGTCCAGAGCGACCGCACGGTTCTGCTCGAAGTCGCCCACCCCCTCGCCGAAGATGCGCGCCACGACCTCGCCGTGTTCGCCGAGCTCGAACGGGCACCTGAGCACATCCACACCTACCGGATCACCCGGCTCGGCCTCTGGAACGCCCGCGCGGCGGGACATGCCGCCTCGGACATGCTCGGGACCCTTGAGAAGTATTCCAAGTTCGCGATCCCGCAGACCGTGCGGATCGACATCGAGGAGACCGTCGGGCGCTACGGCCGCCTGATCATCGAGCGCGACGACGAGGGCCAGCTCGTACTGCAGAGCAACGATCGGGCCGTACTGATGGAGATCTCCGGCGCCAAACGGATCGCCCCCCTGTTGATCGGCCACCCGAACCCGGATTCCTTCCTCGTCGAGCCCTGGGCCCGCGGCCAGCTCAAGCAGGAACTCGTCAAGCTCGGCTGGCCGGCCGAGGACCTCGCCGGCTACACGCCGGGGACCCCGCACGACATCGCGCTGCTCGAGAACGGCTGGGCGCTGCGCGACTACCAGAACAAGGCCGTCGCGAGCTTCTTCGACGGCGGTTCCGGCGTCGTAGTCCTGCCCTGCGGAGCGGGCAAGACCCTCGTGGGTGCCGGCGCGATGGCGACGGCGAAGACCAACACGCTCATCCTCGTCACCAACACCGTCTCGGCCAGGCAGTGGCGCGACGAGCTCCTCAAACGCACCACCCTCACCCAGGACGAGATCGGCGAGTACTCGGGGCAGGTCAAGGAAGTCAAGCCCGTCACGATCGCGACGTACCAGATCCTCACCGCGAAGCGGAAGGGCGAGTACGCCCACCTCGAGCTCCTCGACGCGATGGACTGGGGCCTCGTCATCTACGACGAGGTGCACCTCCTTCCCGCGCCGGTGTTCAAGCTCACGGCCGAGCTGCAGGCCCGCCGCCGCCTCGGCCTCACCGCGACGCTCGTCCGCGAGGACGGCCGCGAGGGCGACGTGTTCAGCCTGATCGGCCCCAAGCGTTTCGACGCGCCATGGAAGGAGATCGAGGCCCAGGGCTTCATCTCCCCGGCCTCCTGCTATGAGGTGCGGATCGACCTGCCGCAGTCCGAGCGGCTCACCTATGCCGCCGCAGCGGACGACGAGCGATACCGGCTCGCCGCGACCGCCCCGGCCAAGCTCGACGTGGTCAAGCGTCTCGTCGCCAAGCACCCCGGCGAACGCATCCTCGTGATCGGCCAGTACCTCGACCAGATCGACGAACTCGCCGACGCCCTCAACGCGCCGAAACTCACCGGGGCGACCCCCGTCGACGAACGCGAACGGCTCTACCAGGCTTTCCGGGTCGGTGAGGAGAACCTGCTCGTCGTCTCCAAGGTCGCGAACTTCTCCGTCGACCTGCCCGAGGCGACCGTGGCCATCCAGGTCTCCGGGTCGTTCGGTTCCCGCCAGGAGGAGGCGCAGCGGCTCGGCCGGCTGCTCCGTCCCAAGGAGTCCGGCCTCGCCGCCAACTTCTACACGCTCGTCGCCCGCGACACCGTCGACCAGGACTTCGCGCAGAACCGCCAGCGCTTCCTCGCGGAGCAAGGGTACAGCTACACCATTCTCGACGCGAACAACCTCGACACCGACGCCCTGGTCGACGAGGCCGCCGCAGGCATCCGCTGA
- the serC gene encoding phosphoserine transaminase, translating to MSNLIIPSELLPVDGRFGCGPSKVRREQLEYLLKSGTSIIGTSHRQAPVKNLVGRVRTGLAELLRAPDGYEVVLGNGGSTAFWDAAAFSLISKKAQNLVFGEFGGKFAAAASAPFLEAPDVIKAPAGSRSEAVPTEGVDVYAWPQNETSTGVMAPVSRVHGDAGALTVIDATSAAAGIDYAADQADAYYFAPQKNLASDGGLWMALFSPAAIERVEQIAASGRYIPEFLSLKNAIDNSRLNQTLNTPAVATLLLIENQLDWINGNGGLTWASARTRESSSVLYDWAATVDYATPYVVNPDHRSQVVATIDFDDAIDASAVAKVLRANGISDTEPYRKLGRNQLRVATFTAIEPNDVRQLVKSIEFVVANLGK from the coding sequence ATGTCGAATCTGATAATTCCCTCCGAACTCTTGCCCGTTGACGGACGATTTGGCTGCGGCCCGTCCAAAGTCCGTCGGGAACAGCTTGAGTACCTCCTTAAATCTGGCACGTCCATTATCGGTACCTCCCACCGTCAGGCGCCGGTGAAGAACCTGGTCGGCCGGGTCCGAACCGGCCTGGCTGAGCTGCTCCGCGCTCCGGACGGCTACGAAGTCGTCCTCGGCAACGGCGGGTCCACCGCCTTCTGGGATGCAGCCGCGTTCTCCCTTATTTCCAAGAAGGCCCAGAACCTCGTCTTCGGCGAGTTCGGCGGCAAGTTCGCTGCTGCGGCGAGCGCACCGTTCCTCGAAGCACCCGACGTGATCAAGGCCCCGGCGGGCTCGCGCAGCGAGGCCGTTCCGACCGAGGGCGTCGACGTGTACGCCTGGCCGCAGAACGAGACCTCGACCGGTGTGATGGCGCCCGTCAGCCGCGTGCACGGCGACGCCGGAGCACTGACCGTCATCGACGCCACGAGCGCCGCCGCCGGCATCGACTACGCCGCCGACCAGGCGGATGCGTATTACTTCGCCCCGCAGAAGAACCTCGCCTCCGACGGCGGCCTCTGGATGGCGCTCTTCTCCCCCGCGGCCATCGAGCGCGTCGAGCAGATCGCCGCGAGCGGCCGGTATATCCCGGAGTTCCTCAGCCTGAAGAACGCGATCGACAACTCGCGCCTCAACCAGACCCTGAACACCCCGGCCGTGGCCACCCTGCTCCTGATCGAGAACCAGCTCGACTGGATCAACGGCAACGGCGGCCTCACCTGGGCCTCCGCACGCACCCGCGAGTCCTCCTCGGTGCTCTACGACTGGGCCGCGACCGTGGACTACGCGACGCCGTACGTCGTCAACCCCGACCACCGTTCGCAGGTTGTCGCGACGATCGACTTCGACGATGCGATCGACGCCTCCGCCGTAGCCAAGGTGCTGCGCGCGAACGGCATCTCCGACACCGAGCCCTACCGCAAGCTCGGCCGCAACCAGCTGCGCGTCGCGACGTTCACGGCGATCGAGCCGAACGACGTACGCCAGCTCGTCAAGTCCATCGAATTCGTCGTCGCCAACCTGGGCAAATAG
- a CDS encoding cold-shock protein has product MPTGKVKFYDEEKGFGFISSDDGQEVFLHASALPTGVTVKPGTKLEFGIADGKRGAQALSVRIIEAPPSLVKLSRKPADDMAIIIEDLVKVLDGIGASLRRGRYPDSAHSHKIAAMLRKVAEELDA; this is encoded by the coding sequence ATGCCCACCGGCAAGGTCAAGTTCTACGACGAGGAGAAGGGTTTTGGCTTCATCAGTTCCGATGACGGCCAGGAGGTCTTTCTCCACGCTTCTGCGCTGCCCACCGGAGTGACGGTCAAGCCAGGAACGAAGCTCGAATTCGGCATCGCCGATGGCAAGCGCGGCGCCCAGGCACTCTCCGTACGCATCATCGAAGCGCCGCCGAGCCTCGTCAAGCTCAGCCGCAAGCCCGCAGACGACATGGCCATCATCATCGAGGACCTCGTCAAGGTGCTCGACGGCATCGGTGCGAGCCTGCGTCGCGGCCGTTACCCCGATAGCGCCCACAGCCACAAGATCGCCGCCATGCTTCGCAAGGTCGCAGAGGAACTCGATGCCTGA
- a CDS encoding DUF2530 domain-containing protein: MRLWLRDSERRPDPEPAKADARTPILIGALSWLVAAGLALVFQGELAARGLGWWLWCAVAGVGLGAAGLVWLRLRHR, encoded by the coding sequence GTGCGCCTCTGGCTGAGAGACAGCGAGCGCCGGCCCGATCCTGAGCCGGCGAAAGCGGATGCGCGCACGCCGATCCTGATCGGAGCCCTCTCCTGGCTCGTGGCCGCGGGTCTCGCCCTGGTTTTCCAGGGCGAGCTCGCGGCCCGCGGGCTCGGCTGGTGGTTGTGGTGCGCGGTGGCCGGGGTCGGCCTCGGTGCCGCCGGGCTGGTCTGGCTGCGCCTGAGGCACCGGTAG
- a CDS encoding HNH endonuclease: protein MRTLVLNAGYEPLAVVSFKRAIVLVMNQKATIVAADQAHPVWATTGSWDRPSVIILTRYVHLPRSRSLPVSRRGVLRRDDHRCAYCGRTANTIDHVQPRSRGGRDSWDNLVACCLRCNNIKSDRTPAEMGWDLLFHPKVPIGSSWVVRGVERPLPQWDEYLAPAA from the coding sequence ATGCGCACACTTGTTCTGAACGCGGGCTACGAGCCCCTCGCCGTGGTCTCGTTCAAACGGGCCATCGTGCTGGTCATGAATCAGAAGGCCACCATCGTGGCCGCCGACCAGGCCCACCCGGTCTGGGCGACGACCGGCTCGTGGGATCGACCCAGCGTGATCATCCTCACGCGGTACGTGCATCTCCCGCGTTCACGTTCCCTGCCGGTGAGCCGGCGCGGCGTGCTCCGCAGGGATGACCATCGCTGCGCGTACTGCGGCCGGACTGCGAATACGATCGACCACGTGCAGCCCCGTTCCCGCGGTGGCCGGGACAGCTGGGACAACCTCGTGGCCTGCTGCCTGCGCTGCAACAACATCAAGAGCGACCGCACTCCCGCCGAGATGGGCTGGGATCTGCTTTTCCACCCGAAGGTCCCAATCGGGTCCAGCTGGGTCGTGCGCGGCGTCGAGCGACCATTACCGCAGTGGGACGAATATCTTGCGCCTGCCGCCTGA
- a CDS encoding DUF3027 domain-containing protein → MPEQIQDTTLNVPAVDAASDDTVADDAGSPAADAVPTDETLVAAVEVARAALLTFTPEDTIGDPLGHLVEGDRVVSLLFDCTMTGYPGWRWTVTLSRIDGESLPQVLETELTPGDEALVAPEWIPWSDRLADYRTAQDLVAATAAADALDDDTDDDDDTDDDDDTDDDDADDDDADDDDADDDADDDDDEEDDDIDPDDIDEDE, encoded by the coding sequence ATGCCTGAGCAGATCCAAGACACCACACTCAACGTACCGGCTGTCGACGCCGCCTCCGATGACACCGTCGCCGATGACGCCGGGTCCCCGGCAGCGGATGCCGTTCCGACCGACGAGACACTCGTCGCGGCTGTCGAGGTGGCCAGGGCCGCCCTCCTCACCTTCACGCCGGAAGACACCATCGGCGACCCCCTCGGACACCTCGTCGAGGGTGACCGGGTCGTGTCGCTGCTCTTCGACTGCACCATGACCGGGTATCCGGGCTGGCGCTGGACCGTCACGCTCTCGCGCATCGACGGGGAATCCCTGCCGCAGGTGCTCGAGACCGAGCTCACGCCGGGGGACGAGGCCCTCGTGGCACCCGAGTGGATCCCGTGGTCCGATCGCCTCGCCGACTACCGCACGGCCCAGGACCTGGTCGCTGCGACCGCGGCCGCCGACGCTCTCGACGACGACACCGATGACGATGACGACACCGATGACGATGACGACACCGATGACGACGACGCAGACGACGACGACGCAGACGACGACGACGCAGACGACGACGCAGACGACGACGATGACGAAGAAGACGACGACATCGACCCGGACGACATCGACGAGGACGAATAG
- a CDS encoding C40 family peptidase: protein MAEELGRRLSRRGSAPTPARPAPTPAQREKAPARGIFTRPSRRHGAIANIVTMTLAGGLVATMAIPAYAFAPSSPGTDTAHGTTASTALTRAGAQSLTVAGQASTVSVARDGFSATTPEEIAAAKAAAAATAAAAAAEARRVAAAASMTTYAAAYSGPSVSDFLANPSYPTFSLASVYNVGLQYQGVPYVYGGSTPAGFDCSGFVMYVYAQFGISLPHSAAGQGATGTRISLADAQPGDLVIMDGHDGIYAGNGNILHAPYEGASVRVQPIWTSSYYIVRLGI, encoded by the coding sequence TTGGCCGAAGAATTAGGTAGAAGACTGTCCCGTCGAGGTTCCGCCCCGACACCCGCACGGCCGGCCCCGACGCCGGCGCAGCGTGAAAAGGCCCCCGCGCGCGGGATCTTCACCCGCCCGTCACGCCGGCACGGCGCCATCGCCAACATCGTGACGATGACCCTGGCCGGCGGACTCGTCGCCACCATGGCGATCCCCGCGTACGCGTTCGCGCCGAGTTCTCCCGGCACGGATACCGCGCACGGCACGACGGCATCCACGGCCCTCACCCGAGCGGGCGCCCAGTCGCTCACCGTCGCCGGCCAGGCCTCGACCGTCAGCGTCGCCCGCGACGGTTTCAGCGCCACGACGCCTGAAGAGATCGCCGCGGCCAAGGCTGCTGCTGCTGCTACGGCCGCCGCAGCAGCAGCCGAAGCGCGCCGGGTCGCGGCGGCCGCCTCCATGACGACGTATGCGGCCGCGTATTCGGGGCCGTCGGTCTCCGACTTCCTGGCGAACCCGTCCTACCCGACGTTCAGCCTCGCATCCGTCTATAACGTCGGCCTGCAGTACCAGGGCGTTCCCTATGTCTACGGTGGGTCGACCCCGGCAGGTTTCGACTGCTCGGGCTTCGTCATGTACGTCTACGCCCAGTTCGGGATCAGCCTGCCGCATTCCGCAGCAGGCCAGGGCGCCACGGGCACCCGCATCTCCCTCGCCGATGCGCAGCCGGGTGACCTTGTCATCATGGACGGCCACGACGGCATCTACGCAGGCAACGGCAACATCCTGCATGCGCCCTATGAGGGGGCTTCCGTGCGGGTGCAGCCCATCTGGACGAGCTCGTACTACATCGTTCGCCTCGGGATCTGA
- a CDS encoding helicase-associated domain-containing protein, which produces MLTLASRLRALDDAALRRTIEIRAISAHGIRDFFDLAEALLNPAAVQAALSRLDRSTLAVLAITATEAPAEPTDPTGVPGASLGLDALTSRITELGGLPVTRADVAARAAVLDELMLALLSDDGLRVYAAVAEHLATWPDLGLPSALELASIPAPSALATVITTDSRFTDHLAAERAFAAVSSIAELVTELSREPVRELSRGGLGLPDTKRLSSVMGVELDAVATYVATAARAQLIAHSTGYWNETEAGEAWLLEGTAQRWAALAGSWQAALPADVRSILAHRPGVSWGEGLRSFVTWLYPAGGEWMDTRVTEFARDAELIGITAHQTTSPAGAAVLAEDLEGAIVTIGASLPAEVGAVYLQNDLSIVSPGPLAPSIDARLRGLADVESRELALSYRISATSVNRALAAGETAESLLHFLRTISLTGIPQPIEYLIRESAGRYGRIRVGEAAAPTALSRSYVRSEDDELLGTLAVDQTLGPLGFIRADAHRLTSRFTSDVVFWALNDAKYPVAAESADGEVLHLRRHQLARVLPPEAPNLALILVEKLRATDGGEDVAADAWLARQLDSAIKSKQTVVVSIAMPGGVVVDYLLEPASVGGGRFRARDRRADIERTLPLSSIISITPAP; this is translated from the coding sequence GTGCTGACGCTCGCCTCACGCCTTCGTGCCCTCGACGATGCGGCGTTGCGCCGCACGATCGAGATCCGCGCGATCTCAGCCCACGGCATCCGTGATTTCTTCGACCTCGCCGAAGCCCTGCTGAACCCGGCCGCGGTCCAGGCAGCCCTCTCCCGGCTCGACCGGTCGACCCTGGCCGTGCTTGCGATCACCGCCACCGAGGCGCCTGCCGAACCGACCGACCCGACGGGAGTGCCCGGCGCGTCCCTCGGCCTCGATGCGCTCACTTCCCGCATCACCGAGCTCGGTGGCCTTCCCGTCACGCGAGCGGATGTCGCCGCGCGCGCAGCCGTGCTCGACGAACTGATGCTCGCACTCCTGTCCGACGACGGCCTCAGGGTGTATGCGGCGGTCGCCGAGCACCTGGCCACCTGGCCCGACCTCGGCCTGCCGTCCGCCCTCGAGCTCGCGTCGATACCCGCGCCCTCCGCGCTCGCGACCGTGATCACGACCGACAGCCGCTTCACCGACCACCTCGCCGCCGAACGTGCCTTCGCGGCGGTCTCCTCAATCGCCGAGCTCGTCACCGAACTCTCCCGGGAGCCCGTGCGCGAGCTCAGCCGGGGCGGACTTGGCCTGCCGGACACCAAGCGCCTCTCGTCCGTCATGGGCGTCGAGCTCGACGCCGTCGCCACCTACGTCGCGACAGCGGCCAGGGCGCAGCTCATCGCGCACTCGACCGGCTACTGGAACGAGACGGAGGCCGGCGAGGCCTGGCTCCTCGAGGGCACCGCCCAGCGCTGGGCGGCCCTGGCCGGCTCCTGGCAGGCGGCACTGCCGGCCGACGTGCGCAGCATCCTCGCGCACCGCCCCGGCGTCTCCTGGGGCGAGGGACTTCGCAGCTTCGTGACCTGGCTCTACCCGGCCGGCGGCGAGTGGATGGACACCCGCGTCACCGAGTTCGCCCGCGACGCCGAACTGATCGGCATCACCGCGCACCAGACCACGAGCCCGGCCGGTGCCGCGGTCCTGGCCGAAGACCTCGAGGGCGCCATCGTCACGATCGGGGCGTCCCTGCCTGCAGAAGTCGGTGCCGTCTACCTGCAGAACGACCTCTCCATCGTCTCCCCGGGCCCCCTGGCCCCGTCGATCGACGCCCGGCTCCGCGGCCTCGCCGACGTCGAGAGCCGCGAACTGGCCCTCAGCTACCGGATCTCGGCGACCTCGGTCAACCGGGCACTCGCCGCGGGTGAAACCGCCGAGTCACTCCTCCACTTCTTGCGCACGATCTCGCTCACCGGCATCCCCCAGCCCATCGAGTACCTGATCCGGGAGTCCGCAGGCCGGTACGGACGGATCCGGGTCGGCGAGGCGGCCGCACCGACCGCGCTCAGCCGCAGCTACGTCCGCTCGGAGGACGATGAACTCCTCGGCACCCTCGCCGTCGACCAGACCCTCGGCCCGCTCGGATTCATCCGCGCGGACGCCCACCGCCTCACGAGCCGGTTCACCTCGGACGTCGTGTTCTGGGCGCTCAACGACGCCAAGTACCCCGTGGCCGCGGAGAGCGCCGACGGAGAGGTCCTGCACCTCCGCAGGCACCAGCTCGCGAGGGTCCTCCCCCCGGAAGCTCCTAACCTCGCACTCATCCTGGTCGAAAAGCTCCGTGCAACGGACGGCGGCGAAGACGTCGCCGCCGACGCCTGGCTCGCCCGTCAACTCGATTCGGCGATCAAGTCCAAGCAGACCGTCGTCGTCAGCATTGCGATGCCGGGTGGGGTCGTCGTCGACTACCTGCTCGAACCGGCCAGTGTCGGCGGCGGCCGATTCCGCGCCAGGGACCGCCGTGCCGACATCGAACGCACCCTGCCGCTCTCGAGCATCATCAGCATCACTCCCGCCCCATAA
- a CDS encoding metal-dependent transcriptional regulator has product MTDLIDTTEMYLRTILDLEEEGIVPLRARISERLGHSGPTVSQTVARMERDGLVVVSGDRHLELTINGRRKAVHVMRKHRLAERLLSDVIGLEWEFVHDEACRWEHVMSEQVERKILEMLGHPTESPYGNPIPGLDELGDSPAVAFMAGVTNLVEVVARSTTPVTAVIRRLGEPVQFDPELLAQLKNAGVMPGNSAVFSAIGSYVLVEVAGFNEGLELPNEVASHIFVATPVAAL; this is encoded by the coding sequence ATGACTGATCTGATCGACACGACCGAAATGTATCTCCGGACCATCCTCGATCTGGAGGAGGAAGGCATCGTCCCCCTCCGGGCCCGGATCTCCGAACGGCTGGGCCATTCCGGCCCGACCGTCTCGCAAACCGTCGCGCGCATGGAGAGGGATGGGCTCGTCGTCGTTTCCGGCGACCGTCACCTCGAACTCACGATCAACGGTCGCCGCAAGGCCGTACACGTCATGCGCAAGCACCGCCTTGCCGAGCGCCTGCTGAGCGACGTGATCGGCCTCGAATGGGAGTTCGTCCACGACGAAGCCTGCCGGTGGGAACACGTCATGAGCGAACAGGTCGAGCGCAAGATCCTGGAGATGCTCGGGCATCCCACCGAGTCACCGTATGGCAACCCGATCCCCGGGCTCGACGAACTGGGCGACTCGCCCGCCGTAGCATTCATGGCTGGAGTGACGAACCTCGTCGAGGTCGTCGCGCGGTCAACGACCCCGGTGACCGCCGTCATCCGCCGCCTCGGCGAACCGGTGCAGTTCGACCCGGAACTCCTCGCCCAGCTCAAGAACGCCGGCGTGATGCCGGGCAACTCGGCGGTTTTCTCCGCAATCGGTTCCTACGTTCTCGTCGAGGTCGCGGGGTTCAATGAGGGTCTCGAACTGCCCAATGAAGTCGCGAGCCACATCTTCGTGGCCACCCCGGTCGCCGCTCTCTAA